Within the Syntrophales bacterium genome, the region GGGCCAGGCTGTCGTCGGAATGCGAAGGCCAGCAGACGAGGCCGTAGTTCGTGCTCGCCGGCAGCATCACGCCCGTTTCGACGTGGTTGGTCCAGAAATCGTTGACCTCCTGCATGGATACGGCGGTGAAGCTGTGGTGCGCGTCCAGCGGCGGCTTGCAGTCCACGCCCACGTAGATCATGCAGAGCCCCTTGCCGTACCGGAGGCTCTTCACCCCGGAGCGGGTGAGCCAGGGCAGGTTCTCCTCCCCGATCAGGTCGAGGTAGAGCATCTTGGGGTTGATGTTGGAGACGACCATCCGGGAGCTGATTTCCCCGCCGTCGGCGAGGACGACGCCCTGGGCGCGGCCGTTGCGGACGATCACGCTCGTCACGCTGCTGTTCATGCGGATCTCGAGGCCGTCCTTTTGGCCGCACCGGAGCAGCGCCTCGGGGATGCGGATCATGCCGCCCCGGGGATACCAGATGCCCCGGTGCTCGCTGTAAGGAATCATGCCGAAGGCCCCCGGGCAGAGGGCCGGGGGCATGCCCATGTAGAGCGACTGGTAGGCCATGGTCCGGAGGACCCGCTCGTCCTTGAAATACTTCTGGATGAGGTCCTGGTAGGTCGTCATGAAGGTGGGCAGGTAGCGAAGCAGCGCCGGGTTTTTCCGGATCATGCGGGCCATGTCGCCCATCGTGTCGGCGGGGCTGCAGAGAATGGTGTCCAGGAGGACGTCCATCATGTCGCTGCAGTAATCGCAGAAGTCATACCAGCGCCGCCCGTCCTCCGGCGAAATGGAGGCGATCACCCTCCCCGTGGCCTCGATGGATTTCTCGATGGTGATGCGCTCGCCGTTGCGGTACATGACCGAGAACATGGGATCACAGGGGACCAGCTCCACTTCCTGGTCGAAGCGGGTTCCCAGCTTCCGGAAAACCGTCTCGATGGGCTGCGTGATCTCCACGATGGAGGCCCCGACGTCGTGACGGTAGCCGTTCCGCTCAAAGGTGGAGCAGCATCCGCCGATGCGGTCGCTCTGTTCGAGGACCAGAACCTTCAATCCGTGATGCGCCAGGAGCGCCCCCGAGGAGAGGCCCCCCAGTCCGGCACCGATTACAATTGCGTCATAATCTGCCATAATGTCTGCAACTCCTTTCCAATAAGGTCTTGCACGGTCCTTCGGTCCCGCCTGCCGTGACATGCCTCATCCGGCGGCCGCGCCATGCGCGGCACAGGGAATCCCGCCGGGACGAAGGAGACCGCGTTTCATGCGTAGTAGCGAGGGATGAGAAATGGAACCTGCCGCAGGATCTCCTTGAGGAAGCGCTTTTTTCGCTCCGGCTGCTTCAGGTAGATGATCACGGCCAGGGCCACACCGGCGATCAGGAGCTTTTTCTTCATTGCCGTCCTCCTATTCGTATTGTTGGATCAGATCGGCCGCGATCATCCCCGAGGCGATGGTCGTCGGTACGCCGCCTCCGGGGTGCGTGGAGGCGCCGACCAGGTACAGGCCCTTGATGCTCTTGGATTTCGCCGCGGGCCGGAAGGCGACACCGCTGGTGAGATCCTGCCGCAGGGCGTAGATGGCCCCCTCGGGAGACAGCAGCCGCCGCTCGAAGTCGAGGGGGGTGGAAAGCTCGGCCACCTTGATGTGGTCGGCCAGGCCGGGGATGTAGCGGTCCGACATGTACCGGATGATCTCCTCGGTCAGGGCGGACTTGCAGTCGTCCCAGCCGGTTCCCCGGAGCCGGTAGGGACCGGGCTGGAGGGTCAGGACGAGAACGTGGTGGCCCTCCGGGGCCAGTCCCGGATCGGAATGCGAGGTCCAGCTGACGATGCCGAAATGCTCGTTTCCGAAGCGGCCCTTCTTGTAGACGTTCCACCAGTAGTCGTTCAGCTCCTCCATCGGCCGGGTGATCAGGGTGTGATGCCCTTCCAGCGGCGGGGTGTAATTCACGCCGAGATACAGCATGGGCGTGGCCATGGAGTACTCGTAACTCTTGATCCCCACGCGTGCCAGCCAGGGCAGTTGCTCCTCCCCGATCATCTCCAGGTAGAGCAGCTTGGCGTTGATGTCCGAGACCACCAGGTCGGAGGTGATCTCGGTGCCGTCGGCCAGGACCACGCCCAGGGCGCGCCGGTTCCGGACGATCACGCTGTTCACGCGTGTCTTCAGGCGGACGGTCATGCCGTATTTCCCGCCGCAGCGCTCGAGGGCGCGGGGGATACCGATCATCCCCCCTTTGCTGTAGTAGATCCCCGCATGCTCCGACCATGGGACCATGGCGATATAGCCCGGACAGGTGTTGGGCGGCAGGCCGCCGTAGAAGCTCTGGAACGCGATGGACTCCCGGATGCGCGGGTCCTTGAAGTACTTCTCGATCACCCCCTGGTAGCTGCTCGCAAACATGGGGCCGTAGCGCAGGAGCTGCGGGGTCTTTCGGAACAGCCGGACCAGGTCGGCATTGGTGTTCGCCGGCGCCAGGAAGAATCCCTTCAGGGCGGCGTCGAGGAATCCCTGCATGTATTCGGCGTAGGAATGCCAGCCCTTGACGGCGCCGGGCGCGACGGCGCCGATGTTCTTCGCCGATTCCTCGCTGGAGATGGGGTATTTGAGACGGGTGCCGTCCTTGAGGATCACGTCGTAAACGGGATCGCAGGACACCAGGTCCACTTCCTTCGGCAGGGACGTGCCGAGGCGCTCGAAGCACCAGTTGATCACCTCGGCGTCTTCGATCAGGGATGCCCCCAGATCGAACCGGAAGCCGTCCTTTTCAAAGGTCGAACAGCAGCCCCCGATCATGCCGCTCTGTTCGACCACGAGCACCCTGCGGCCCTGCTTGGCAAGGAGCGCCCCCGCACTCAGGCCGCCGCACCCGGCGCCGATGACGATGACATCGTAATCCGCCATATGATTGCCTCCTGTTGCGCTTTCAGTTCCTTGAACCGGTTCTGCAGCCCGGAGAGGGCCGGACCGGAGCCCCCATGACGGCCCGGCAGGATGTTTTTTTTCATCCTGGCCGTTAGTGCAGCCAGCCATCTGGTATTACCAACTGCCAACTACAGAAAGATCCGTTGCCGGTCAAGAGGTTTTTCACGGCATAAAATGATCTCCAATGATTTCCGATTGTTTCGCTCTGGAGGGAGTCTTCTCGGGATTTGTGCGGCGCGGCGGGTCCGGATGATCCTTTAAGCCGTCCGGGATGAGGCATTCGTTCCTCTACGCGGAAAAACCGGATTACCGCGGGTTCTCCGTTAAAGTTATCGGGCCTCCGAGCCGAAAAGGGTAGCGGGACCATGACACGATCTTCGCCGGGAAAGACCGGCGAAGGGAAACAGCGAGCGCCGTGAGTCCCGACGATGAAGCGGGCAAGGGGAAACGGGAATGGCGGAGAAACCGGCAACCAGCGGGGCGTCCATCTGGAAAAACAGCATGGCCCGGATCAGGGACAGAGCCTGCAAGGGTGACGGCATCCGGGCGGGGATCCTGTATCGGGACATGCACGGGAACGGGATTCCGGTCCGCGAGCACGAGGCTGAGCCCGACCTCCTCAGATGGGCTCTTCTTCAGAATATCAGGAAAACCAACGGCTGGATCCGCAGGCTCGTGGAGATGCATCACAACGGGCCGAAACCGGGATCGATGAGGGGACTGCCTTTCTAAGCGCCATGAAGATTCTTTACTACACCGTCATGTTCCTGCTGATTACGCTCTGATCCGGGGGCGCTGTACCGGCCTGAGAGGCGATATGCCCTGTACCGCCCGGCTGGAAGTGCACCCCGGCGTCACGCGGTCCGGTCCAACTCTCTCCTGACCGCCAGGCCGAGCTTCTCGACGACATAGGGCTTGCGTACATATTCGCCTGCGCCGAGGGCCCGGGCTTTGTTCACGCGATCCGTCTCCGAATAGCCGCTCACAATGATCGCCTTCTGCTTCGGGTGGATCTCCAGGATGTGGCGGTAGGTGTCCAGCCCGTCCATCCCCGGGTCCATGATCATGTCCAGGAGCACCAGGTCCGTCTTGTGTTCCCGCAGGTAGTCCACCGCTTCCTCCCCGCTGGAGACGATCTCCACCCGGTAACGGAGGCCCCGGAGCAGCTCCGCCGCCAGCTCCCGCTGCTCCCGGACATCGTCCACGACCAGGATCGACTCCTCCCGGCCCATGTATTCGGAAACGGGCG harbors:
- a CDS encoding NAD(P)/FAD-dependent oxidoreductase, translating into MADYDAIVIGAGLGGLSSGALLAHHGLKVLVLEQSDRIGGCCSTFERNGYRHDVGASIVEITQPIETVFRKLGTRFDQEVELVPCDPMFSVMYRNGERITIEKSIEATGRVIASISPEDGRRWYDFCDYCSDMMDVLLDTILCSPADTMGDMARMIRKNPALLRYLPTFMTTYQDLIQKYFKDERVLRTMAYQSLYMGMPPALCPGAFGMIPYSEHRGIWYPRGGMIRIPEALLRCGQKDGLEIRMNSSVTSVIVRNGRAQGVVLADGGEISSRMVVSNINPKMLYLDLIGEENLPWLTRSGVKSLRYGKGLCMIYVGVDCKPPLDAHHSFTAVSMQEVNDFWTNHVETGVMLPASTNYGLVCWPSHSDDSLAPEGHHVINVIPESFYHLKGADWDTFKDQFVEEYLDYISEKLVPGLKGHIVHAIAASPKDYERSLNLPEGSIYCFHQDATHQAVFRPSSKSKCIDGLYLAGSGTHPGGGVPTTVASGYIAFNQIVKHERL
- a CDS encoding NAD(P)/FAD-dependent oxidoreductase, which gives rise to MADYDVIVIGAGCGGLSAGALLAKQGRRVLVVEQSGMIGGCCSTFEKDGFRFDLGASLIEDAEVINWCFERLGTSLPKEVDLVSCDPVYDVILKDGTRLKYPISSEESAKNIGAVAPGAVKGWHSYAEYMQGFLDAALKGFFLAPANTNADLVRLFRKTPQLLRYGPMFASSYQGVIEKYFKDPRIRESIAFQSFYGGLPPNTCPGYIAMVPWSEHAGIYYSKGGMIGIPRALERCGGKYGMTVRLKTRVNSVIVRNRRALGVVLADGTEITSDLVVSDINAKLLYLEMIGEEQLPWLARVGIKSYEYSMATPMLYLGVNYTPPLEGHHTLITRPMEELNDYWWNVYKKGRFGNEHFGIVSWTSHSDPGLAPEGHHVLVLTLQPGPYRLRGTGWDDCKSALTEEIIRYMSDRYIPGLADHIKVAELSTPLDFERRLLSPEGAIYALRQDLTSGVAFRPAAKSKSIKGLYLVGASTHPGGGVPTTIASGMIAADLIQQYE